AACCCGCCTTCAGTTGTAAATTGGGAATTAACGAACAGAGGTTAGCATTACCGCAACGTTCACCGTAACCATTAATTGTGCCCTGTACCATCTTTGCCCCTGCCATCACGGCGGCTATTGCGTTAGCAACCGCCATTTCCGAATCGTTATGAGTATGAATTCCAATTTGAGGAATTATTGAAGCCGCTAGCGCGTCTATGTCCTCAGTTATTGCTTCTTGACAAGTGACCAATGACAAATGACTAATGACATCTTGAACAATTTGGCTAATTTCGTGGGGTAAAGTGCCACCATTGGTATCACAGAGGACTAGCCATTCCGCACCAGAGGCGATCGCAGCCTCTAATGTCTGTAAAGCATAATCTCGATTGTGCTTATAGCCATCAAACCAATGTTCGGCATCGTAGATAATGCGACGACCTTGAGAACGGAGGTACTCAATAGTGTCGCGAATCATCGCCAAATTTTCTTCTAATGTCGTCTTGAGTCCGGTTGTCACATGTAAATCCCAAGATTTGCCAAAAATCGTTACCCAGCGAGTTCCCGCAGCCAAAATATCCTGTAGCATCGGTTCGGTGGCGGCAGTAGAGTTAGGGCGGCGAGTCGAGCAAAAAGCGACAATTTCAGCCTGTTTGAGCGGATCTTCTTGGAGTTGCCAGAAAAATTGTACATCCTTGGGATTGGCTCCAGGCCAACCACCTTCAATAAAGGGAATTCCCAGTCGATCGAGTCTACGGGCAATGCGTAACTTATCTTCTATCGATACAGATAGCCCCTCGCGCTGAGTGCCATCCCGTAATGTAGTGTCATAGAGCCAAAGTTGAGGTGAAGAATTTGTGGTCATAAAACTGGGACCGACGAGACAACTTTCGAGGCAATGTGTCAATATACAACAAAAAGCCAGTTTGGCAATTTAAAAATGCCTAAAGTAATAGCTGAAGGTAAAACAATTGATTGCGAGCATGGAAGCAATCTCCGCAAGATTTTGCTGCAAAATGGTATTAACCTCTACAATGACGGTGCTAAGGTAATAAACTGTCGGGGCATTGGCAGTTGCGGTACCTGCGCGGTTAAGGTAGAGGGCAAAGTCTCAGCAGCGAACTGGCGCGATCGAACACGGCGTTCGCTTCCTCCCCATTCTCCTACAACAGACTTACGTTTAGCCTGTCAAACTCAGGTTTTGGGCGACGTGAAAGTGACAAAGTTTGATGGATTTTGGGGACAAGGTTCTCGAATAGTGTGGACACCAAAAGGTTAAAAAGGAGTTAAGACAAGATGGGTAGATGGACACCCTTAATTTTAATGGCTGGCGGTTTAGCCATTCTGCTTGGTACATTACTGGGCATCAACTTTCCAATGGGCGTACAAACTGCTAACGCTCCTAGTGACAAGAAATCAGAAGTCCTGCCAGCTAATATCAATGTTAATAGCAGTGCTGGCAGCAAGAATGAAGAAACTGCAACAGAAGGAAACGAAACAACTGAAACCAACGAAAATAGACGCGGTATTGTAGCCCCAAGACCTGATAACAGGAGTAATGTTGCCCAGAATTCTGGCGATGCCTCAACTGACAATACAACAGATAACAATACAGATTCTTCAGAAACAAGCACACCATCTAGCGATCCAAATCAAGGCAACGAACCAATTCGCGCCTTGTGGTAACGATCAGATCCTTCTTCAGACCCGTCTTTAGTTACAAGTTATAAGTTATAAGTTATGAGTTATGAGTTATGAGTTATTAGTTATGTACTAATGATAAATGGCTAATGACAGATGACTAATGACTAATGACTAATGATTAGTGAGACTGTGATTATTGGTGGCGGCGTTATTGGTTTAGCGATCGCCATTGAACTAAAATTGCGCGGGACAAACGTCACCGTGCTTTGTCGTGACTTCCAGGCTGCCGCTACCCACGCCGCCGCCGGGATGTTGGCACCAGATGCGGAAAACATTGCTAATGAAGCAATGCGTTCCTTGTGTTGGCGATCGCGTGCCTTATATCCCGACTGGACGCGCAAATTAGAAGAACTGACCGGCTTAAATACTGGCTACCGTGCCTGTGGTATCCTTGCACCCGTCTTTGAAGAGGCAGGGGAGCATACTTCTCTACGAGAGGCTGCGCCAACGACTACGCTCAGTAACCGGGGGGGCAGCACTTCTCTACGAGAGGCTTCGCCAACGGCTACGCTCAGTGACCAGGGAGCAGGGGAGCAGGGGGGCAGAGGGGAAAGTCTTTCCTCCTCATCTCCCTCTTCCCCCTCTTACTGGTTAAATAAAGAGGCAATTCATCAATATCAGCCAGGATTGGGAGCAGAGGTAGTTGGTGGCTGGTGGTATCCTGAAGACGCACAAGTTGATAATAAAGCTCTAGCTCATGTATTGCGGACGGCGGCTGAGTTTGTTGGTGTTGAACTCAAAGATGGTATTACGGTAGAAGGATTTTTACAGCAGCAAGGACAAGTGGTTGGGGTGCAAACCAATGCTGGAATAATTCGCGCCGCACACTATGTTTTAGCTTCAGGTGCTTGGTCAAATGAATTGTTACCGCTACCTGTGCTACCTAGAAAAGGACAAATGCTGAGTGTGCGGATACCAGAAGTTTCGCCGGAATTGCCTTTGAAGCGGGTTTTGTTTGGGCAGGATATTTACATCGTACCAAGACGCGATCGCCTGGTTATTGGCGCAACCAGTGAAGACGTTGGCTTTATCCCCAACAACACCCCAGAAGGAATTCAAAAATTACTACAAGCTGCCATCCGCCTGTATCCCCAATTAAAGCATTATCCCATCCAGGAATTTTGGTGGGGATTTCGCCCAATCACCCCTGATGAATTACCCATTCTTGGCACTAGCCACTGTCAAAATTTAACCTTTGCTACGGGTCATTACCGCAATGGAATTCTACTTGCGCCCGTAACCGCCGCTTTGATTGCCGATTTAATCTTAGAACAAAAATCTGACCCCCTACTTGCTGATTTTCACTATTCGCGCTTCCAGTCCCAGTCATCTACCTCCACCCCAATGCTGACTCACTCTGCCAATTTCTCTAACGGACATCACTCTGCTATATCCCCACTTCCCACTCAAGACTCCCCACTGATTATCGCTGGCAAAACCTTCCAATCCCGCTTGATGACGGGAACTGGTAAGTATCGCAGCATTGAGGAAATGCAGCAAAGCATCACCGCCAGCGATTGCCAAATTGTCACCGTAGCAGTCCGACGGGTACAAACCAAGGCTCCTGGACATGAAGGTTTAGCTGAAGCCTTGGATTGGACGAAAATCTGGATGTTACCCAATACAGCAGGTTGTCAAACTGCCGAAGAGGCGATTCGGGTGGCGCGTTTAGGGCGAGAAATGGCGAAATTGTTGGGGCAAGAAGATAATAACTTTATAAAGTTAGAAGTAATACCTGACCTTAAGTATTTACTCCCAGATCCAATTGGGACACTGCAAGCAGCAGAACAACTAGTTAAAGAAGGCTTTGCAGTATTGCCCTATATCAACGCCGATCCTATGTTAGCCAAGCGTTTAGAAGAAGTAGGCTGTGCTACAGTCATGCCTTTGGCATCACCCATTGGTTCTGGACAAGGACTGAAAACAACTGCCAATATCCAAATTATCATCGAAAATGCAGGTGTGCCAGTGGTAGTAGATGCTGGTATTGGTTCGCCCTCAGAAGCCGCCCAGGCAATGGAATTGGGAGCAGATGCTTTGTTGATTAATAGTGCGATCGCTCTTTCTCCAAAACCAGCAGCAATGGCTCGTGCCATGAATTTGGCAGCAGTTGTCGGTCGTCTAGCATACCTTGCTGGCAGAATGCCTATTAAAGATTACGCCAGTCCTAGTTCACCTCTAACTGGGACGATTACTAGTTAAAGAATGAGGACAAGAGGAAGGGGAGCAGAGGGGTAGCACTTCTCTACGAGAGGCTTCGCCAACGGCTACGCTCAGTGACCAGGGAGCAGAGGAGTAGCACTTCTCTACAAGAGGCTGCGCCAACAGCTACGTTATGTTACCGAGGAGAAGTTGCAGTAAGTTTTTCCCCTGTGCCCCTCTGCCTCTTTTAAATCCAAAATGTAACGATTTATCTAGCAGTTTAAGACCAGATTTAGCATTTATGTAACATTAAATTAACGATAAAGATAAAGGAATTTATTCATGCCCTATACCAATGAAGAAGGCGGTCTTCTAAATAATTTTGCCCGGGAACCAAAGGTTTATCAAGCAGAACCTCCCACAGAAGGGCAAAAGCGAACTTACATCCTACTAGGAATTGCCGCTACAGCTTTGGTTGTCGGCTTGATTCTAGTCGCCTTCTTTGTTTCTAAGAGCAGTTGATCGTAAAACATTTTAAGAAAACTTCATCTTTTTTATAGTTTTTCAGGTTCCGATTTTAAGAGGGAGCCTGCTTTTTTATTTTTTGTTAAAATTGAACTAGGAATGAAAGTATATAATTATACTTTATTGTTCTTACTATAATTGAAGGCTCAATATATCTTGAGCAGCACAACATCTACTTATTAAAAATCATTTTTATTATGACTTTAGCCCACTTGAATGCACCCAAAAAGGTGATAT
This portion of the Nostoc sp. GT001 genome encodes:
- a CDS encoding ssl1498 family light-harvesting-like protein, whose protein sequence is MPYTNEEGGLLNNFAREPKVYQAEPPTEGQKRTYILLGIAATALVVGLILVAFFVSKSS
- a CDS encoding FAD-dependent oxidoreductase, with amino-acid sequence MISETVIIGGGVIGLAIAIELKLRGTNVTVLCRDFQAAATHAAAGMLAPDAENIANEAMRSLCWRSRALYPDWTRKLEELTGLNTGYRACGILAPVFEEAGEHTSLREAAPTTTLSNRGGSTSLREASPTATLSDQGAGEQGGRGESLSSSSPSSPSYWLNKEAIHQYQPGLGAEVVGGWWYPEDAQVDNKALAHVLRTAAEFVGVELKDGITVEGFLQQQGQVVGVQTNAGIIRAAHYVLASGAWSNELLPLPVLPRKGQMLSVRIPEVSPELPLKRVLFGQDIYIVPRRDRLVIGATSEDVGFIPNNTPEGIQKLLQAAIRLYPQLKHYPIQEFWWGFRPITPDELPILGTSHCQNLTFATGHYRNGILLAPVTAALIADLILEQKSDPLLADFHYSRFQSQSSTSTPMLTHSANFSNGHHSAISPLPTQDSPLIIAGKTFQSRLMTGTGKYRSIEEMQQSITASDCQIVTVAVRRVQTKAPGHEGLAEALDWTKIWMLPNTAGCQTAEEAIRVARLGREMAKLLGQEDNNFIKLEVIPDLKYLLPDPIGTLQAAEQLVKEGFAVLPYINADPMLAKRLEEVGCATVMPLASPIGSGQGLKTTANIQIIIENAGVPVVVDAGIGSPSEAAQAMELGADALLINSAIALSPKPAAMARAMNLAAVVGRLAYLAGRMPIKDYASPSSPLTGTITS
- the cimA gene encoding citramalate synthase; protein product: MTTNSSPQLWLYDTTLRDGTQREGLSVSIEDKLRIARRLDRLGIPFIEGGWPGANPKDVQFFWQLQEDPLKQAEIVAFCSTRRPNSTAATEPMLQDILAAGTRWVTIFGKSWDLHVTTGLKTTLEENLAMIRDTIEYLRSQGRRIIYDAEHWFDGYKHNRDYALQTLEAAIASGAEWLVLCDTNGGTLPHEISQIVQDVISHLSLVTCQEAITEDIDALAASIIPQIGIHTHNDSEMAVANAIAAVMAGAKMVQGTINGYGERCGNANLCSLIPNLQLKAGYSCITEDQLTQLTEASRFVSEVVNLAPDEHAPFVGRSAFAHKGGIHVSAVERNPLTYEHIQPEQVGNRRRIVISEQSGLSNVLAKARSFGIELDQQKAEAREILQRLKDLESEGFQFEAAEASFVLLMHEALGGRQKFFEVKGFQVHCDLIEGKETSNALATVKVAVDGKNILEAAEGNGPVAALDAALRKALVNFYPQIATFDLTDYKVRILNGHTGTAAKTRVLVESGNGRQRWTTVGVSTNILAASYQAVVEGLEYGLLLHSQAEAVVKASS
- a CDS encoding 2Fe-2S iron-sulfur cluster-binding protein codes for the protein MPKVIAEGKTIDCEHGSNLRKILLQNGINLYNDGAKVINCRGIGSCGTCAVKVEGKVSAANWRDRTRRSLPPHSPTTDLRLACQTQVLGDVKVTKFDGFWGQGSRIVWTPKG